GTGTTATTTCAGGTTTGCCCGTGAGCTTCTGTATGGCATCTCGCCTTTCATCTTCGCTATAGCAATAAATGGTCTCTTTTTTATTGCGCACCCTAAAAAGCGGAGTCTGTAAGATATAGAGGTGGTTCTCTTTTATCAATTCAGGAAAAAACTGTAGAAAGAAGGTAATCAATAGTAATCGTATATGCATTCCATCCACATCGGCATCCGTGGCAATTACAATATTGTTATAACGCAAATCCTCCATGGAATCCTCTATGTTGAGTGCAGCCTGTAGCAGGTTGAATTCTTCATTCTCGTAAACAATCTTTTTGGACATTCCATAGGAATTCAATGGTTTTCCTCGAAGACTAAAAACAGCTTGGGTATTTACATCACGAGATTTGGTAATGGATCCAGATGCAGAATCACCCTCGGTAATAAACAGTGTGGACTCCAACCGCCTATCCTTCTTCATATCTTGAAGGTGAACCCTACAATCCCGAAGTTTTTTATTATGTAGACTAGCTTTTTTGGCGCGATCTCTTGCAAGTTTTCGAATTCCAGAAAGCTCCTTGCGTTCTTTTTCCGCCTGCACAATCTTTTTCTGGATTGCGTCTTTGGTATCTGGATTTTTATGTAAAAAATTATCTAGATACTTGCCAATAAAGTCATTGATGTAAGTCCGAACGGTAGGCAAATCACCGCCCATATCCGTTGAGCCCAATTTTGTCTTTGTCTGACTTTCGAAAACCGGCTCCATGACCTTTATGGCTATGGCAGAAATAATTGATTTCCGAATATCGGAAGCATCATAGTTTTTCCCATAATGTTCGCGAATGGTTCTTACCAAAGCTTCCCGAAATGCTGCCTGATGGGTTCCTCCTTGCGTAGTATGCTGTCCGTTTACAAAAGAATGATATTCTTCACTGTACTGTGTTCTGCTATGGGTAAGGGCAACTTCAATATCATTACCCTTTAAATGGATTATGGGATACAAAAAATCTTCCTGGTTGTTATTTTCCTCTAGCAGGTCTTTTAATCCGTTTTCCGAATGAAATTTTTCACCATTGAAAATAATGGTCAGGCCTGGATTGAGATATACGTAATTTTTGAGCATGCGCTCCACATACTCATTTCGGTATTTGTATTTTTTGAAGATGGACTCATCAGGAACAAAACTGACTTTGGTACCGCGGCGTTTTGAAGAATCCATCAATTCTTCATGCATTAGGTTACCTTCGTTAAATTCAGCGGTCTTTAATTGTCCGTCCCTTACGGATTCCACTTTAAAAAAGTTGGAAAGCGCATTTACCGCTTTTGTACCCACACCATTGAGTCCAACAGATTTTTTAAATGCCCGGGTATCGTACTTCCCCCAGTGTTCATCTTGGAAACTACATCCACTACTTTTCCCAAAGGAATGCCCCTGCCATAATCACGAACATGAACTGTATTTTCTTTAATAGCAATCTCAATGGTCTTACCCGCACCCATAACAAACTCATCGATGCAGTTGTCGATTACTTCTTTTAAAAGGATATAAATACCATCATCTGCAGAGGAACCGTCTCCCAATTTACCAATATACATTCCTGGACGCATGCGAATATGCTCCTTCCAGTCCAGGGAACGAATATTATCCTCGGTATACTTGGTATCTGCCATTAATTAAGGGTTAATCCTCGCTAATATAAAATTTAGCAACAAAACTAGAAGTGTGCGGCGCAGAAAGTAATCAACAAAAGCTGTTGATAGAATACGGTATTGCCATTAAAAATTATACATTGAACCTAAAATGCATAACATCGCCGTCCTTGACCACATATTCCTTGCCTTCCACCCGCATTTTCCCTGCCTCTTTTACTTTGGATTCACTTCCGTAATTAATGTAATCATCATAACTGATTACCTCTGCACGGATAAATCCTTTCTCAAAATCAGTATGGATAACACCCGCGGCTTGGGGCGCCGTAGCGCCTACAGGAATGGTCCAAGCCCTAACTTCTTTGACTCCTGCCGTAAAGTAGGTTTCCAAATCCAATAACTTGTATGCTCCCCGAATCAATTTGGCTGAACCTGGCTCGGATAGACCTAAATCTTCCAAAAACATTTGGCGTTCTTCATAGGTTTCCAATTCGGTAATATCAGCTTCTGTGCCAACAGCCAGATAAATAACTTCAGCATTTTCTTTGGCCACGGCTTGTTTTACTTTTTCTACATACGTGTTACCATCAACAGCCGCCTCTTCATCCACATTGCAAACATACATTACGGGTTTGTCCGTAATCAACTGCAACGGTTTTACATATTCGATTCGGTCGTCATCGCTCACTGAAATTGCACGCACAGAGGTACCCGCCTCCAGTCCATCCTTTAATATGGAAAGGACGGCTTCTTCCTTCTGGGCCTCTTTGTTTCCTGTCCTTGCTGCTCGTTTTACTTTGTCCAATTTCTTTTCTACGCTCTCTAAATCTTTCAACTGCAACTCCATATCGATGGTCTCTTTGTCCCGTATTGGGTCTATGGAGCCATCGACATGAACAACATTGTCATTATCAAAACAACGAAGCACATGGAGAATGGCATCGGTTTCTCGAATATTTCCCAGAAATTGATTTCCTAATCCTTCTCCTTTACTGGCACCCTTTACCAAGCCGGCAATATCTACAATTTCAACTGTTGCTGGAATAACGCGTTCTGGATTGACCAGCTCTTCCAACTTTTCTATGCGGGTATCGGGAACATTGACCACTCCAATATTGGGTTCAATGGTACAGAACGGGAAGTTGGCACTTTGTGCTTTCGCATTGGACAAACAATTGAACAAGGTCGACTTTCCTACATTGGGCAATCCTACAATACCGGCTTTCATGATGAGATGTTAGATTTAAGAATTCAGATTTCTGGCTACCGAAATCCGTTTACCAATTTCAGCGTGCAAATATAAGTTGAAGTTTTTGATGTTGAAGTGATTCTATCAATACAAAATTTGACGAATGAAAAACACGTAAAGTGCATATCCGATACTTGCTATTATAGTAAAAATGGCAATTAGCGAAAGAAAGCACCCCGCTTTCTTCCAAAATCCATTATATGCTTCTTCTTTCTTTTGCATAAAAAACCCGAATCTTTTTGATTCGGGCTAAATTAAGGGTTTTTTATTGCTATCCATCTGGATGCATGAACTTCTGTTTTCCAAGCAGTTCTTCCTCTGTTTCTACAATATCCTCATCAGGGACACAACAATCTACCGGACATACTGCTGCACATTGGGGTTCTTCATGGAAGCCCATACACTCTGTACACTTATCTGGAGATATGTAATAAATCTCATCACTAATAGGAACTTGTACTTCATCGGCATTGACAGCCTTGCCATCTGGCAGGACCACATCACCGGAAAGCGAAGTGCCGTCACTGTAACGCCACTCATCCGCTCCCTCATAAATTGCGGTATTGGGGCACTCAGGCTCACAGGCACCACAATTTATACATTCGTCTGTTATAATGATTGCCATAATTTTCTTTTTCTCAGTATGCCGTAATCATTTTGGCATGCTTATTTTTACACAAAAATAAACCCTAGTAGTTTAGTGTACAAATATAATGATGGCACACGAATCAATATTGGAAGCTTTTGTTAATCTTGGAATTTACCTTAAGGATTTCTGTGAAAACCATAAAACCGATGAAAGTGGAACATATGCGGATATAGAGCATATAATTCTTAAGGCAGGACAGCAAAATGGTTGGTTCACAAGAGAAAATGTGCTGTTTTCCCTTGAGCAATGGTCGAGGGAATTGACCCATCAAAACCTAACCGAATGGCTTTCTCGTTACCATCTTAAGGAAGAACAAGAACCAAAAACCATTGGTATCGTTATGGCGGGAAACATTCCCCTAGTGGGATTCCATGATTTTCTGTGTGTACTTTTAAGCGGTAACAATGTCTTGGCAAAACTATCCTCGAATGATACCGTGCTTCTACCTTTTTTTGCTGAATATCTGATCAAACAAGAACCTGGTTTAAACCATTGTATAACGTTTACCGAAGGAACATTTGAAACATATGATGCTGTGATTGCCACTGGAAGCAACAATACCAGTCGCTATTTTGAGTATTATTTTGGTAAAAAACCAAACATCATCCGCAAAAACAGAAATGCAGTCGCTGTATTGACAGGAAAAGAAACTAAAGAACAGCTTCAGCGATTAGGAGAAGATGTTTTTAGGTATTACGGCCTCGGATGTAGGAATGTTTCCAAATTATATGTTCCAGAAGGATATGATTTTGATGAATTCTTTAAAGTTATTTTCAATTTTCAGGAAATAATCCATCAGCATAAATACGCCAATAATTACGATTACAACAAGGCAGTTTATCTTATGAGCGAATTTAAGATTTTGGATAACGGATTCTTAGTACTAAAAGAAGATAAGAGCCTCTCCTCCCCCATAGCTTCCTTATTTTATGAATATTATGATTCAATTCCCAAGCTAAAGGAACAGTTAGAACTACAAAAGGACGATATTCAATGTGTAGTTTCCAAAGGATTGTTTTCAAATGAAGTTGATTTTGGTGAAACTCAAAAACCAAAGTTAAATGACTACGCTGATGGAGTAGACACCTTGGAGTTTCTATTACAACTTTAAAAGACTCGAAGAGCTTAAAGTAGTTTCCATATCCAAGAATTTTTAAGACCTTTATCGCTTGATTCAACAATAAAAACCAACTCAACTTTTTAGTGGGTTACTAGATGATTAAGATATGAAAAAGCACAATTTTAGCGCAGGACCTTGCATTTTACCACAAGAAGTAATGCTCAAAGCTTCTGAAGCCGTTATGGAACTGGATGGAATGGGTCTTTCCCTGATAGAAATATCCCATAGAAGCAAAGAGTTTGTCGCCATCATGGAAAACGCACGTTCTTTGGCATTAGAGCTTCTGGACTTGGAAGGAAAAGGGTATCAAGCATTGTTCCTTCAAGGCGGGGCAAGTATGCAGTTTTTAATGGCTGCATTTAATCTGCTCGACAAAAAAGCAGGATATGTAAATACAGGTACCTGGAGTTTAAAAGCCATAAAGGAAGCTAAATTGTTTGGTGAAGTAGTCGAAGTGGCCTCGTCACAAGATCAAAACTTCAATTATATACCGAAAGGGTATTCCATTCCCTCAGATTTGGATTATCTACACTTAACATCCAACAATACCATTTTTGGAACGCAGATAAAGGAATTCCCCAAGACCAATGTTCCACTCGTTTGCGACATGAGTTCCGATATTTTCTCACGCCAGATGGATTTTTCAAAGTTTGATTTGATTTACGCTGGTGCTCAAAAAAATATGGGTCCGGCAGGAACTACTTTAATTGTGGTAAAAGAGGATATTTTGGGCAAAGTTTCACGAAAGGTACCCTCAATGATGGACTATGCTGTTCATATTGGAAAAGACAGTATGTTCAATACGCCACCTGTTTTTCCGGTTTACGTTTCCATGCTGACCATGCAATGGCTAAAAGACCTTGGTGGTATTGCTGCAATCGAGGAAATAAATGAAAGAAAAGCCAATCTTATTTATTCTGAAATAGAATTAAATCCAGTTTTTTCTGGTTTTGCCGCCAAGGAAGATCGCTCTATCATGAATGCCACTTTTAATATAACCGATGACTCTTTAAGGGAAATCTTTGATGAAAAATGTAAAGAAGCCGGAGTCAATGGAATTAATGGCCATAGATCGGTAGGTGGCTATCGGGCATCTATGTACAATGCGCTACCACTTGAAAGCGTAGGAGTATTGGTAGATATTATGAGCGAACTCGAAAAGAAAGGCTAGTTCAGGCGTTAAGCGAAACTAAAATCTTAAAAACAGGTCAGGAAAAATTTAACACTTAGAACCAACAATTCAACATTTATGAAAATATTGGCCAATGATGGCATTGCTCAATCAGGAATCGATTTACTTCAAAAAGAAGGTTTTGAAGTCATTACGACCAAAGTGGCAAAAGAACAACTCTCCAACTTTATCAACGAACATAAAATAACCGGGCTATTGGTACGAAGTGCGACCGAAGCCAGAAAATCCTTGATTGATGCTTGTCCAAGTTTAAAGTTGATAGGCCGTGGTGGTGTAGGTATGGATAATATTGATGTAGCTCATGCAAAATCAAAAGGTATCCATGTAATCAATACTCCCGCCGCTTCCTCAGCATCTGTTGCAGAACTTGTATTTGCCCATTTATTGAGCGGTGTGCGATTTTTATACGATTCAAATAGAAACATGCCTTTGGATGGCGATAGCAAATTCAAGCAATTAAAGAAAAACTATGCCGGGGGAACAGAACTCAGAGGTAAAACCTTGGGGATAATCGGTTTTGGAAGAATAGGACAAGCCACCGCTAAAATGGCATTGGGTTTAGGAATGAAAGTCCTTTATAACGACCATCATACCGCTGAGGCTTCCTTGGAACTTTCTTTCTATGACGGACAAACCATAAATTTCAATTTAAAAAATAGTGAGTTTGATACGTTGCTTAAAAATTCCGACTTCATTACAATACACGTCCCAACGCAGAAAAATTACGTGCTTGGTAAAGCTGAGTTTGAGAAAATGAAAACCGGAGCAGCAGTTGTAAATGCTTCACGTGGTGGGGTTTTAGATGAAGTCGCTTTAATAGATGCTTTAGAGAACGGAAAGATAGCATTTGCAGGTTTGGATGTATTTGAATCTGAACCCAATCCAGAAATCAGAATATTGATGCATCCAAAAATATCTTTGACTCCTCATACCGGAGCATCTACCGTAGAAGCTCAGGAACGTATCAGTTTAGAACTTGCACATCAAATAATAGACTTGTTAAACTAATCCGTTTTTTCAGGTACCAAAGATGTTCAATACATTCTTTTTTGTATTTTGTACCATAAACTAAACACTATAAAATGTCAGGATTATTAGACTTATTGACCAGCCCAATGGGCAAACAATTAATTAGCGGTGTTTCCGGCCAAACCGGTCAACCCGAAAACAAAACTGCAGAGGTATTGAGTATGGCCATGCCACTTTTAATGGGGGCCATGAAAAAAAATACTTCAACACCTGGAGGTGCGCAAGGTTTAATGAGTGCGCTTTCATCAAAACATGATGGTGGTATTTTAGATGATCTTGGCGGACTTTTCGGTGGCGGTGTAGACCAAGGTGTAATGGATGATGGTGCTGGTATTTTAGGTCATGTATTTGGAGCTAAACAACCACAGGTTGAAAATGCGTTGAGCAGTAAGTCTGGAATAGATGCAGGCTCAATTTCACAAATATTGAAAATAGCCGCTCCAATTTTATTGGGTTATTTGGGTAAACAGACCAAACAACAAAATGTAAATAGTCCCGATGGCCTAAACGGACTCTTAGGTGGACTCATGGGAGGCAACAGTGCTGCGGATAAACAACAGTCACTCATTGAAAGTTTTTTGGATTCTGATGGAGATGGAAGTATTATGGACGATTTGGCCGGAATGGTCTTAGGTGGTGGAAATCAAAAAAGCAGTGGTCTTGGAGGAGTATTGGGAGGTTTATTCGGCAAGTAAGTAACTGCCTTAACAATATTTAATGAAGCCATTTGGAATTCCAAATGGCTTTTTTTGTATCTTATTACTATGAAAAAGAGAATTTTAGTTTTATTTATCGTCCTTGTTTCGGTAATAGCTTGTTCATCACAAAAAGAAGTACTGGAGATTTCCAAACAAGAACAAGCTTATTTTGATATTGAGGAGGGTGACGCCGTAGAAATTAAAGATGAAGAATCTGAGTACGAAATCATAATTATCGACCCGGGATTCAATACTTGGCTTTTAAGCATAGCCCAGCCACAAGGCTACTACTCCCAAAGCTTTTTGGAAAGCAGAAACAATATTCTTGTAATCAATTGGAACCAAAGGGTGATGCAGCCCCAACGGTACAATCCTAATTTATATGAGCTTCAAATCAATTATGACTCTAACATAGATTACGGATACGAGGTAAACTATAAGCTCTATAATTATTTTATTTACTTCCAACGAAAGTATAATCAGCGGTTGGGACCTTTCTTTCCTAGAATTTAATGTATTATTTTTGCCATCGAATTTACTTTGATGGAGAAAATTAAAAAAAGGTGGGATATTACTGAGAACTGGCAATTACTTTTCCCTTTTCTGGGTATTTTCCTAACCATACTTACCGCATACCTCATTTCAAGGAGGTTTTTACACCTTTTAGACCTGAACAATACAGTTTTTGAGTGGCTTTTCACACTCGGTATCGGTTCTTTACTTTGTTTTATAATGGTAAAATTTTTTCTTTGGTGTTTTAAGAAATTATCCAATAAATGGCCCGTGGAACAGCGATGGGAGATGATTGCCATATTTATTGTATTTGCGATTACAGGAAGTATTTCCGGTAAGTTAGCTGGACCATTAACCGAAATGATTGGACTAAAACAAGGTATAGTAAGCGGATGGGTTTTTTGGACAGCACGTATTCTTCTTATTTTTCCTATCTATCAAATACTTTTGGTTTTCTTTGGATGGCTCTTTGGACAGTTTCAATTTTTCTGGAATTTTGAAAAAAAGATGCTCAAACGTATGGGTTTAGGGTTCTTGATTCCTTAAATTATATTTTTATTAACATAATATAATCTGTTAATTTATATAGCTTTGCACCATGTTGCAGATGAAAAGGATTGTTGGCCTTTTATTTTTTACTCTTTTGATGCTTATCAAAGTATCGGCATTGCACGTATACGCTCATCAAGATGATGACTGTGATGCTATCGAAAATTGTGAAATCTGTGACATCGCACTTGAAAGTCAATCTTCTGGCCTGGAGATTCCTTTACAACTTATCTGCTCTAATGGCAATAGCATTCTAGAAATTAAGGGCTTCAAGGAAAAATCCCAAGTTTTTTCCAGTGCGTCCAATACGTTTCGACTCTTTGGTAGACCACCTCCCTCTTTATAAGAATTTCTCAAAAATTACCTAAGATTAAAATTGATGCTAGGTTGATTAATGTTTCTAACCAGTGTCTTAAGTTCTTTTAAGTTAAATTATGGTTTTTAATGTAGAATATGTCAATAGCATGATGCACACTAGTCTTTTCATAGATTATGACTATTCAATAAAAAATCATAATACTTATCAACCCCTTTTGGATAACAAATCATAATGAAGCTACGGCCTCTATTACTTTTTCTATTTATTTCATTCTTTACGGTGGCACAGAAAGACCCGTGTACATATTCGGTTAGTGGTAAGGTGTTGGATGTGGATACCAAAGAACCTATCCCCTATGCTGTAGTTAAAGTTGACGGTACCAAAAAATACACCAGTACCAATGCCGAAGGTCATTTTAGTATTGATGGTCTGTGTTCAGAAAAAAATACTCTCATCATTTCGTGCGTGGGTTATGCAGATTCAACTAAGGAGCATGAACATGATTCCAATATTCACTTTTACTTGACGCAAAAGGTGACAGGTCTAGAGGAAGTCACCATACAGGCGCAAAGAACAAAAGAAAAGGGTACCGAAACAATTTCACAGATAACTATTGGTAAATCAGAAATTGCCAGCAGTTCCACACAATCTTTGGCAGCTGTTTTATCCCAACAACAAGGATTGACATTCATTTCTACCGGAAACAATGTCCAATTGCCCGTTATACATGGACTGTACGGAAATCGAATCTTGGTTTTGAACAATGGTCTAAAGCACGGTTTTCAAAATTGGGGAACAGATCATGCACCGGAAATTGATATTTCATCGGCAAATAGCATAACCGTTGTTAAAGGCGCGGCAGGTGTAAGATATGGACCCGAAGCTTTGGGCGGTGCCATAATTATTGAACCGAACCCCTTACTTTTAAACAACCCGTTATACGCAGAATTTGGTACAGGCTATGAAACTAACGGTCGCGGCTACAATACCAATCTAGAAGTTGGGGGCGGAACCGAAAATTGGAGCTTTTTCGCAAATGGAAACTATACTAGAATCGGTGACCGTAATGCTCCGGATTATAGTTTGACCAATTCGGGCAAAGAAGAAAAGGCATTTAGTTTTGGTGTGCTTCGCCACTTGAACAAGTGGGATTTTAAAATCAACTATAGCTTTGTAGACCAAAATTTAGCACTTTTGCGATCATCCATAGCAAGTAGTCCTGAGTCCTTTATTCGGGCTATTAATTCGGATGAACCCAATTTTATAAACCCCTTCTCATACGATATTAATGAACCCAATCAAACCACACAACATCATTTGGCAAAAGCTGAAGTAAATTGGTGGTACAAAGAAGGAGCACGACTTACCCTAATAGGCGGCGTACAACTTAATAAAAGAGATGAATTTGATGTAAGAAGAAATTCTGAGCTTCCCATCATAGATCTTGATTTGACTACCCTAGATTATCAACTGGAATGGAAACATTCTAAATGGAACGGATTGGACGGATTATTGGGTGTTCAATATTTCAGTCAAAATAACGACAATAACCCCGGTACACAGACCACTCCATTTATTCCAAACTATAATACCGATAGATTCAGTGCCTTTGCCATTGAGAGCTTTCAATTTGGAAGGAATACTTTGGAAGCAGGATTGCGGTTCGATTATGAAACCAACGATGTTAGGGGTAGAGAAACCAATCAGGATATTTTTAGGGATAACTACAACTTCACCAACTTTACAGGATCATTGGGATTTGTACGACAACTTTCTGAAAACAGTACCTTCAGAACAAACTTGGGCACTGCTTGGCGTACCCCGAACATGGAAGAATTGTTCAGTTTTGGACAACATGGTTTTAAGACTACCTTTGGTTTGTTACGATTCTCGGATACCAACGGTCAATTGAGTACAAGTGAGGTAGTTCCTTTGGACGAAAGCGACGTAAATCCGGAAAGAGGCTATAAATTTATCAATGAATTCCAGACCTCTAAAAACGATAACACACATAATCTAACCATCTACTCCCACTATATTGAGAATTACATTTTTGATAGACCCATTGGTGTTTTCGGAACCATCCGGGGGCCCATGCCCGCTTTTATTTTCGATCAGGTAGATGCGCTGTTCTTTGGAGGTGATTACAGTTGGAAAAAAGATTGGACAAAGAATATTTCTGGAGTTTTTGGG
The nucleotide sequence above comes from Flagellimonas sp. HMM57. Encoded proteins:
- a CDS encoding acyl-CoA reductase, producing MMAHESILEAFVNLGIYLKDFCENHKTDESGTYADIEHIILKAGQQNGWFTRENVLFSLEQWSRELTHQNLTEWLSRYHLKEEQEPKTIGIVMAGNIPLVGFHDFLCVLLSGNNVLAKLSSNDTVLLPFFAEYLIKQEPGLNHCITFTEGTFETYDAVIATGSNNTSRYFEYYFGKKPNIIRKNRNAVAVLTGKETKEQLQRLGEDVFRYYGLGCRNVSKLYVPEGYDFDEFFKVIFNFQEIIHQHKYANNYDYNKAVYLMSEFKILDNGFLVLKEDKSLSSPIASLFYEYYDSIPKLKEQLELQKDDIQCVVSKGLFSNEVDFGETQKPKLNDYADGVDTLEFLLQL
- a CDS encoding D-2-hydroxyacid dehydrogenase; its protein translation is MKILANDGIAQSGIDLLQKEGFEVITTKVAKEQLSNFINEHKITGLLVRSATEARKSLIDACPSLKLIGRGGVGMDNIDVAHAKSKGIHVINTPAASSASVAELVFAHLLSGVRFLYDSNRNMPLDGDSKFKQLKKNYAGGTELRGKTLGIIGFGRIGQATAKMALGLGMKVLYNDHHTAEASLELSFYDGQTINFNLKNSEFDTLLKNSDFITIHVPTQKNYVLGKAEFEKMKTGAAVVNASRGGVLDEVALIDALENGKIAFAGLDVFESEPNPEIRILMHPKISLTPHTGASTVEAQERISLELAHQIIDLLN
- the serC gene encoding 3-phosphoserine/phosphohydroxythreonine transaminase — encoded protein: MKKHNFSAGPCILPQEVMLKASEAVMELDGMGLSLIEISHRSKEFVAIMENARSLALELLDLEGKGYQALFLQGGASMQFLMAAFNLLDKKAGYVNTGTWSLKAIKEAKLFGEVVEVASSQDQNFNYIPKGYSIPSDLDYLHLTSNNTIFGTQIKEFPKTNVPLVCDMSSDIFSRQMDFSKFDLIYAGAQKNMGPAGTTLIVVKEDILGKVSRKVPSMMDYAVHIGKDSMFNTPPVFPVYVSMLTMQWLKDLGGIAAIEEINERKANLIYSEIELNPVFSGFAAKEDRSIMNATFNITDDSLREIFDEKCKEAGVNGINGHRSVGGYRASMYNALPLESVGVLVDIMSELEKKG
- a CDS encoding 4Fe-4S dicluster domain-containing protein, with translation MAIIITDECINCGACEPECPNTAIYEGADEWRYSDGTSLSGDVVLPDGKAVNADEVQVPISDEIYYISPDKCTECMGFHEEPQCAAVCPVDCCVPDEDIVETEEELLGKQKFMHPDG
- a CDS encoding DUF937 domain-containing protein; the protein is MSGLLDLLTSPMGKQLISGVSGQTGQPENKTAEVLSMAMPLLMGAMKKNTSTPGGAQGLMSALSSKHDGGILDDLGGLFGGGVDQGVMDDGAGILGHVFGAKQPQVENALSSKSGIDAGSISQILKIAAPILLGYLGKQTKQQNVNSPDGLNGLLGGLMGGNSAADKQQSLIESFLDSDGDGSIMDDLAGMVLGGGNQKSSGLGGVLGGLFGK
- a CDS encoding DUF6787 family protein, with translation MEKIKKRWDITENWQLLFPFLGIFLTILTAYLISRRFLHLLDLNNTVFEWLFTLGIGSLLCFIMVKFFLWCFKKLSNKWPVEQRWEMIAIFIVFAITGSISGKLAGPLTEMIGLKQGIVSGWVFWTARILLIFPIYQILLVFFGWLFGQFQFFWNFEKKMLKRMGLGFLIP
- a CDS encoding TonB-dependent receptor, translating into MKLRPLLLFLFISFFTVAQKDPCTYSVSGKVLDVDTKEPIPYAVVKVDGTKKYTSTNAEGHFSIDGLCSEKNTLIISCVGYADSTKEHEHDSNIHFYLTQKVTGLEEVTIQAQRTKEKGTETISQITIGKSEIASSSTQSLAAVLSQQQGLTFISTGNNVQLPVIHGLYGNRILVLNNGLKHGFQNWGTDHAPEIDISSANSITVVKGAAGVRYGPEALGGAIIIEPNPLLLNNPLYAEFGTGYETNGRGYNTNLEVGGGTENWSFFANGNYTRIGDRNAPDYSLTNSGKEEKAFSFGVLRHLNKWDFKINYSFVDQNLALLRSSIASSPESFIRAINSDEPNFINPFSYDINEPNQTTQHHLAKAEVNWWYKEGARLTLIGGVQLNKRDEFDVRRNSELPIIDLDLTTLDYQLEWKHSKWNGLDGLLGVQYFSQNNDNNPGTQTTPFIPNYNTDRFSAFAIESFQFGRNTLEAGLRFDYETNDVRGRETNQDIFRDNYNFTNFTGSLGFVRQLSENSTFRTNLGTAWRTPNMEELFSFGQHGFKTTFGLLRFSDTNGQLSTSEVVPLDESDVNPERGYKFINEFQTSKNDNTHNLTIYSHYIENYIFDRPIGVFGTIRGPMPAFIFDQVDALFFGGDYSWKKDWTKNISGVFGFSYLWSRNIGDNEPLINQPPVSTSFELRWDQGKLWMLDSSKWTIRPSYTFQQFQAPRTVTPEDLVDRTVEITTDSEIFDFADAPEGYFLLDLSWNFKWKNLSGSITAQNLLNTSYRDYLNEMRYFADEPGRNILFTLNYFLKAKKR
- a CDS encoding DUF6146 family protein; translated protein: MKKRILVLFIVLVSVIACSSQKEVLEISKQEQAYFDIEEGDAVEIKDEESEYEIIIIDPGFNTWLLSIAQPQGYYSQSFLESRNNILVINWNQRVMQPQRYNPNLYELQINYDSNIDYGYEVNYKLYNYFIYFQRKYNQRLGPFFPRI
- the ychF gene encoding redox-regulated ATPase YchF, which encodes MKAGIVGLPNVGKSTLFNCLSNAKAQSANFPFCTIEPNIGVVNVPDTRIEKLEELVNPERVIPATVEIVDIAGLVKGASKGEGLGNQFLGNIRETDAILHVLRCFDNDNVVHVDGSIDPIRDKETIDMELQLKDLESVEKKLDKVKRAARTGNKEAQKEEAVLSILKDGLEAGTSVRAISVSDDDRIEYVKPLQLITDKPVMYVCNVDEEAAVDGNTYVEKVKQAVAKENAEVIYLAVGTEADITELETYEERQMFLEDLGLSEPGSAKLIRGAYKLLDLETYFTAGVKEVRAWTIPVGATAPQAAGVIHTDFEKGFIRAEVISYDDYINYGSESKVKEAGKMRVEGKEYVVKDGDVMHFRFNV